From a single Parambassis ranga chromosome 2, fParRan2.1, whole genome shotgun sequence genomic region:
- the styk1a gene encoding tyrosine-protein kinase STYK1, whose translation MSSNSTADNLCARNDTLCMIREYQPAVIIVPTLLLFGFVVILLSLCLLRYCPQRKRARVTVPQHYHSSSHRHTQRHHLHGIDAPPGLNPLEHEELPMSVQQVQNVRPQLGAVPQTSTERHHGAFSQVTSLPIACSIKPNDTVSLFRASMDNKNVILRALKESADSREKQHFLGFASFVSELGPHPFLPALLGVVSVQPPLMMVVEELEHRDLLGFLWRCRQDGSSLESSCDMTEKRIFTMAGQVASALEFLHSQRCIHGNLGARSILVGRDLTAKLWGLGSAYRRRTQAGSPGELEDMVLRKWQAPEVLAGRPVTRSSDVWSFGILLYEMVTLGDPPFAELMATELLQYLQRGKYLKRPASCSNSLYSFIRACCHWNAQHRVSVTELMTKLQAAEKSANGRTVLRVPEPHSLEKYLREAGYGEAYNYAVL comes from the exons atGTCATCTAACTCCACGGCTGATAATCTGTGTGCACGGAATGACACCCTCTGCA tgATTCGGGAGTATCAGCCTGCAGTGATAATTGTCCCTACTCTGCTTCTCTTCGGCTTCGTGGTGATTTTACTGTCCCTGTGTTTACTGAGGTACTGTCCTCAGCGTAAACGGGCGCGGGTCACCGTCCCACAGCATTACCACAGCTcgtcacacaggcacacacagcgCCACCATCTGCATGGAATTGACG cgccccctgggCTTAACCCTCTTGAACATGAAGAGCTCCCGATGTCAGTTCAACAAGTGCAGAATGTCAGACCACAACTGGGTGCAGTACCACAGACATCCACAGAGAGGCATCATGGAGCCTTCAGCCAGGTCACTTCACTGCCAATAGCCTGCTCTATCAAACCTAACGACACAGTCAGCCTGTTCAGAGCCAGCATGGACAATAAGAACGTCATCCTGAGGGCGCTGAAAG AGTCAGCCGACAGCCGTGAGAAACAGCATTTTCTGGGGTTTGCGTCCTTTGTGTCAGAACTGGGGCCGCATCCGTTCCTACCTGCGCTGCTGGGCGTCGTGTCGGTCCAGCCGCCGCTCatgatggtggtggaggagctggaacACAGAGACCTGCTGGGCTTCCTGTGGAGATGCAGACAG GACGGCTCAAGTTTAGAGTCCTCGTGTGACATGACTGAAAAAAGGATCTTCACAATGGCAGGACAGGTGGCCTCAGCTCTA GAGTTCCTGCACAGCCAGcgctgcatccatggcaacctgggAGCCCGCAGCATCCTGGTCGGCAGAGATCTGACGGCGAAGCTGTGGGGACTGGGCTCAGCCTACCGCAGGAGGACGCAGGCCGGTTCACCGGGAGAGCTGGAGGACATGGTGCTGAGGAAGTGGCAGGCACCCGAGGTGCTGGCGGGCCGACCCGTCACTCGGAGCAGCGATGT CTGGTCGTTTGGTATCCTCCTCTATGAAATGGTCACATTAG GTGACCCACCGTTTGCCGAGCTCATGGCGACTGAACTTTTGCAGTATCTCCAAAGAGGAAAGTATCTGAAGAGGCCGGCCTCCTGCTCCAACTCCCT GTACTCCTTCATCCGGGCATGCTGTCACTGGAACGCGCAGCACCGCGTGTCCGTGACGGAGCTGATGACGAAGCTCCAGGCGGCAGAGAAGTCAGCCAATGGGCGGACAGTTCTCAGAGTGCCGGAGCCACACAGCCTGGAGAAGTACCTGCGGGAGGCGGGGTATGGAGAGGCGTACAACTACgctgtgctctga